Proteins encoded within one genomic window of Amycolatopsis sp. 2-15:
- a CDS encoding LuxR C-terminal-related transcriptional regulator: MSYNEKPRVPRRKRTVPELPDGFVSRPRLLNALDRAAPEAATMVCAPAGSGKTLVLAEWLRSGGLGSAAWLSLDAADNNVHRFRSGLLDALAPAAPGLHDFDADSPSFLADLVDALDTLPEPLRLVLDDVHELVATEPLRDVEQLLRLRPRGLRLVLSTRWDPPLPLARLRLSGRLADLRSEQLQFRPDEAAALLTAEGVTIGPEQVDRLVTRTEGWASGLRLAAETLKGGAEFTGADPTVSAYLVDEVLAPLSEEERQFLREISVCESVSASLATALSGRADAGEVLTHLEHRTAMLFRTGAGRRIYRLHTLLRAHLLTDLMLRTPRQVPALHRRAAEWLRARHQAGDAVSHALEAGDAALVADLLRRHALDLLLAGEHDVLRRARAALSDEVVGDDPWLALTGALEYLDAARPGAARAQVTLAERAWPREPSRELHALRGLVDSRFAHAAGALEGDIDAVAEQGSALSAMTLLESGQALLAAGRAVEARRPVESALAFARAHGHGHLEQQCLTALAGVAAATGDFRAMAALAHDADQLAETHGWRDTVAGAKTSLLLACGALLRADASACLAQIDRVTGVLATTDALGQAGLTLLTATLEGTARFDGGQRSAGLRRMTDARLAEGPAPLPDGVVALAAVCEHDAATRLGRGETARDVLTWARERIPSAAEILLIRAGTQVVLGRDGHARNLLRPLLDGAVDPVLTWTPVTAWLLEAEIALRCGEDVRARRAVAKALGPAERLGVLRPLVTAAPEVLDLALLDVPGGHRFTTDLRQARAVRGRQPDAVALTERERTVLRLLPTVRSLDEIAGDLMVSPNTVKTHVRALYRKLGVGSRREAVRSAVRRGLVDS; this comes from the coding sequence GTGTCCTACAACGAAAAGCCGCGCGTGCCGCGGCGCAAGAGGACTGTGCCCGAGCTGCCGGACGGGTTCGTGTCCCGGCCGCGGCTGCTGAACGCGCTCGATCGCGCGGCGCCGGAAGCCGCCACGATGGTGTGCGCGCCCGCGGGGTCGGGCAAGACTCTGGTCCTCGCGGAATGGCTGCGTAGCGGCGGACTCGGTTCCGCGGCCTGGCTTTCGCTCGACGCCGCCGACAACAACGTGCACCGGTTCCGCTCCGGCCTCCTCGACGCGCTCGCCCCGGCGGCGCCCGGCCTGCACGACTTCGACGCGGACAGCCCGAGTTTCCTGGCCGACCTCGTCGACGCCCTCGACACCCTGCCCGAGCCGCTGCGCCTGGTCCTCGACGACGTGCACGAGCTCGTGGCAACGGAACCGTTGCGCGACGTGGAACAGCTGCTTCGCCTGCGCCCACGTGGGCTGCGGCTCGTGCTGTCGACGCGCTGGGATCCGCCGCTCCCCCTCGCCCGGCTGCGGCTTTCCGGTCGGCTCGCCGACCTGCGCTCCGAACAGCTGCAATTCCGCCCGGACGAAGCCGCGGCGCTTCTGACCGCCGAAGGCGTCACCATCGGTCCCGAGCAGGTCGACCGGCTCGTCACGCGCACGGAAGGCTGGGCGAGCGGGCTGCGCCTGGCGGCCGAAACCCTGAAGGGCGGCGCGGAGTTCACCGGCGCCGACCCGACGGTGAGCGCCTACCTCGTCGACGAGGTCCTCGCGCCGCTGTCCGAAGAGGAGCGTCAGTTCCTGCGCGAGATCAGCGTCTGCGAAAGCGTTTCCGCCTCGCTCGCCACTGCGCTCTCCGGTCGCGCCGACGCCGGCGAAGTGCTGACGCACCTGGAACACCGCACGGCGATGCTGTTCCGCACCGGTGCCGGGCGCCGGATCTACCGCCTGCACACGCTGCTGCGCGCCCACCTGCTCACCGACCTCATGCTGCGCACGCCCCGCCAGGTGCCCGCGCTGCACCGGCGCGCCGCCGAATGGTTGCGCGCGCGCCACCAGGCCGGCGACGCCGTCTCCCACGCGCTGGAGGCCGGCGACGCCGCACTCGTCGCGGACCTGCTGCGCCGCCACGCGCTCGACCTGCTGCTCGCCGGCGAACACGACGTGCTGCGCCGCGCCCGCGCCGCGCTCAGCGACGAGGTGGTCGGCGACGACCCGTGGCTCGCCCTGACCGGCGCCCTCGAATATCTCGACGCCGCCCGCCCCGGCGCCGCACGCGCCCAGGTCACGCTGGCCGAACGCGCGTGGCCCCGAGAGCCCTCGCGCGAGCTGCACGCGTTGCGCGGGCTCGTCGACTCCCGCTTCGCCCACGCCGCGGGCGCCCTCGAAGGCGACATCGACGCCGTCGCCGAGCAGGGTTCCGCGCTCAGCGCCATGACGCTGCTGGAGTCCGGCCAGGCGCTGCTCGCCGCGGGCCGCGCCGTCGAGGCCCGCCGGCCCGTGGAGTCGGCGCTGGCCTTCGCCCGCGCGCACGGCCACGGGCACCTGGAACAGCAGTGCCTCACCGCGCTCGCCGGTGTCGCCGCGGCCACGGGCGACTTCCGCGCCATGGCCGCCCTCGCCCACGACGCCGACCAGCTCGCCGAAACCCACGGCTGGCGCGACACCGTCGCCGGCGCGAAAACCTCGCTGCTCCTCGCCTGCGGCGCCCTGCTGCGCGCCGACGCGTCCGCCTGCCTCGCCCAGATCGACCGCGTCACGGGCGTGCTCGCCACCACCGACGCCCTCGGCCAGGCCGGCCTCACGCTCCTGACCGCCACCCTCGAAGGAACCGCGCGCTTCGACGGCGGGCAGCGCTCGGCCGGGCTGCGCCGCATGACCGACGCCCGCCTCGCCGAAGGCCCCGCTCCCCTGCCCGACGGCGTCGTCGCCCTTGCCGCCGTGTGCGAGCACGACGCCGCCACGCGCCTCGGCCGCGGCGAAACCGCCCGTGACGTGCTCACCTGGGCCCGCGAACGGATACCGTCGGCCGCCGAGATCCTCCTGATCCGCGCCGGCACGCAGGTCGTGCTCGGGCGCGACGGCCACGCGCGCAATCTGTTGCGCCCGCTGCTCGACGGCGCGGTCGACCCGGTGCTGACGTGGACACCGGTCACGGCCTGGCTGCTGGAGGCGGAGATCGCCCTGCGCTGCGGCGAGGACGTCCGTGCGCGCCGTGCCGTCGCGAAGGCGCTCGGCCCGGCCGAACGGCTCGGTGTCCTCCGCCCGCTCGTCACCGCGGCCCCGGAGGTGCTCGACCTGGCGCTGCTCGACGTGCCCGGCGGCCACCGCTTCACCACCGACCTGCGCCAGGCGCGGGCCGTCCGCGGCAGGCAGCCCGACGCCGTCGCGCTCACCGAACGTGAGCGGACGGTGCTGCGCCTCCTGCCGACGGTCCGCTCGCTCGACGAGATCGCCGGAGACCTCATGGTGTCGCCCAACACCGTGAAAACACACGTCCGCGCTTTGTACCGGAAGCTCGGCGTCGGCTCGCGACGGGAGGCCGTGCGTTCGGCCGTCCGGCGTGGTCTCGTGGACAGTTAG
- a CDS encoding LuxR C-terminal-related transcriptional regulator yields the protein MPLLPPDFVTRPRLLEALDAAAASPVTAVCAPAGFGKTALLAEWATTRPVAWVSLDPDDNDPHRFWSAILCALDKTVPADSRVHTVAAPEGDSRADFLAELVDALDALPTPVRLVLDDFQEIVDAGPLHDMTTLIRTPPAGLRLTLAARADPRLQLARLRVQGDLARVSADDLRFTTAETAQLLRVTGVRCGEDDVRRLVERTAGWTAAVHWAAVSLRTGADVDAFLTQLDGDDRSVAGFLADEVLARLPEGAPELLRRISVCDAVPAALARELAAREDAGAVLAELERHTFLVARIDDPSASYRVQPLLRSYLRADLDLRYPGLASELHATAARWFANEDRIGEALEHAVAGLDRDGIVELLHAHAIPCLLAGDDHAVRETLAHLDDDVDPGLRAARTLAAIQSGDPTKPPDDPLLARHRALAEGRRPDGPEPTEPGTWADLDRAWSSLYRGAWRDATTRVRDALDTARAEGQDYLVLHGLAAIAVAGAFDGHQDAARAAGQEAVELAARHGWPRSPWLAVCRLVLAGDHLLRLDPAAAAREACDAATPLGAFLGGAAHFDSEDRRDGLETMRRARHDLGELAAGPAALVAVLEHHAAVFLGEPLHANEVLRWARDHLPHTHELDLMQAWTHLGADRPDEAAAAVRTRRAALLPTTAVDIELIEAALALRAGRRTEALRTLEHALGLAVGGDFVRPFALADPAVRHLLVDHSGGFGRLDGFAASVRDRLRRFDPAPVDDRLTEREQVVLLRLPSQRSLDEIAADLTVSVNTVKTHVRAIYVKLGVTNRRDAVLVAREHGLA from the coding sequence ATGCCCTTGCTGCCACCGGATTTCGTGACGCGCCCACGACTGCTCGAGGCGCTCGACGCGGCCGCCGCCAGTCCCGTCACGGCCGTCTGCGCGCCGGCCGGCTTCGGCAAGACCGCGCTGCTGGCCGAATGGGCCACGACCCGCCCGGTCGCGTGGGTCTCCCTGGACCCGGACGACAACGATCCGCACCGCTTCTGGTCCGCGATCCTCTGCGCGCTCGACAAGACGGTGCCCGCCGACAGCCGGGTCCACACCGTCGCGGCGCCGGAAGGCGACAGCCGCGCCGATTTCCTCGCCGAGCTCGTCGACGCCCTCGACGCGTTGCCCACCCCGGTGCGCCTGGTGCTCGACGACTTCCAGGAGATCGTGGACGCCGGCCCGCTGCACGACATGACCACGCTCATCCGCACCCCGCCCGCCGGACTGCGCCTCACGCTCGCGGCGCGCGCCGATCCGCGGCTGCAGCTCGCGCGCCTGCGGGTACAGGGTGACCTCGCCCGCGTCAGCGCGGACGACCTCCGGTTCACCACCGCGGAGACCGCGCAGCTGCTGCGGGTCACTGGCGTGCGCTGCGGCGAGGACGACGTGCGCCGGCTCGTCGAGCGCACGGCGGGCTGGACCGCCGCCGTGCACTGGGCCGCGGTGTCGCTGCGGACCGGGGCCGACGTCGACGCCTTCCTCACCCAGCTCGACGGCGACGACCGCTCCGTGGCCGGGTTCCTGGCCGACGAGGTGCTCGCCCGCCTGCCGGAAGGCGCGCCCGAGCTGCTGCGCCGCATCAGCGTGTGCGACGCCGTGCCGGCCGCCCTGGCCCGCGAGCTGGCCGCGCGCGAAGACGCCGGCGCCGTGCTGGCCGAGCTGGAGCGGCACACGTTCCTCGTCGCGCGCATCGACGACCCCAGCGCCTCCTACCGCGTGCAGCCGTTGCTGCGCTCCTACCTGCGCGCCGACCTCGACCTGCGCTACCCCGGCCTCGCGAGCGAGCTGCACGCCACGGCCGCGCGCTGGTTCGCGAACGAGGACCGCATCGGCGAGGCCCTGGAACACGCCGTCGCCGGCCTCGACCGCGACGGCATCGTCGAGCTCCTCCACGCCCATGCCATCCCGTGCCTGCTCGCCGGCGACGACCACGCCGTCCGCGAAACTCTGGCGCACCTGGATGACGACGTCGATCCCGGCCTGCGCGCCGCCCGCACGCTCGCCGCCATCCAGAGCGGCGATCCGACCAAACCGCCCGATGACCCCCTGCTGGCCCGCCACCGCGCGCTGGCCGAGGGCCGCCGTCCGGACGGGCCCGAACCCACCGAGCCGGGCACCTGGGCCGACCTCGACCGCGCGTGGTCCTCGCTCTACCGCGGCGCGTGGCGCGACGCCACCACGCGCGTCCGCGACGCCCTCGACACCGCGCGCGCCGAGGGCCAGGACTACCTCGTGCTCCACGGCCTGGCCGCGATCGCCGTGGCCGGCGCCTTCGACGGCCACCAGGACGCGGCCCGCGCGGCCGGCCAGGAAGCCGTCGAGCTCGCCGCCCGGCACGGCTGGCCGCGTTCGCCGTGGCTGGCCGTCTGCCGGCTCGTGCTCGCGGGCGACCACCTGCTCCGGCTCGATCCAGCGGCCGCCGCCCGCGAAGCGTGCGACGCGGCCACACCACTGGGCGCCTTCCTCGGCGGCGCGGCGCACTTCGACAGCGAGGACCGCCGCGACGGCCTCGAGACCATGCGCCGCGCCCGCCACGACCTCGGCGAGCTCGCCGCCGGCCCGGCCGCGCTCGTCGCCGTGCTGGAGCACCACGCAGCCGTGTTCCTCGGGGAACCCTTGCACGCCAACGAAGTGCTGCGGTGGGCCCGCGACCACCTCCCCCACACGCACGAGCTGGACCTGATGCAGGCGTGGACCCACCTCGGGGCCGACCGGCCCGACGAGGCCGCGGCCGCGGTGCGCACCCGCCGCGCGGCGCTGCTGCCGACCACCGCCGTCGACATCGAGCTCATCGAGGCCGCGCTCGCCCTGCGCGCCGGGCGCCGCACCGAGGCGCTGCGGACGCTGGAACACGCGCTGGGCCTGGCAGTCGGCGGTGACTTCGTGCGGCCGTTCGCGCTGGCCGACCCGGCCGTGCGGCACCTGCTCGTGGACCACTCGGGCGGCTTCGGGCGGCTCGACGGCTTCGCGGCGTCGGTCCGCGACCGCTTGCGCCGCTTCGACCCCGCTCCCGTGGACGACCGCCTCACCGAGCGCGAGCAGGTCGTGCTGCTGCGGCTGCCGTCACAACGCTCACTCGACGAGATCGCGGCGGACCTGACCGTGTCCGTCAACACCGTGAAAACCCACGTGCGCGCGATCTACGTGAAACTCGGCGTGACCAACCGCCGCGACGCCGTGCTCGTCGCCCGCGAACACGGTCTCGCGTGA